In Chiroxiphia lanceolata isolate bChiLan1 chromosome 11, bChiLan1.pri, whole genome shotgun sequence, the genomic window GCGGTGCAGGGAGCCCGCCGTGCCGTGTTACCTGCAGCGGGAGCCGTAGGCGCACTGCCCCCGCTGGTAGTACTTGCAGACGGTGGAGGACTTGCTGGTGGACAGATCGTGTGAGAACAGGCACTTGCTCCCCTCCCGACACACTCCCTGCAGGAAATACCTGTGGGGGAGGAGACGGCTCAGGGCGGGCCCTGCTGGAGGGACAGCATAGAGCACCCCGGTTTGGTTAGGTTTGGTTTTCCTAACAAGATCACGGAGGTTTGAAAAGCCCCCCCGAGCCCAgcgagtcccccctgtgcccgatccccgccttgtcccccagcccagggcactgagtgCCTTGGACATCTCCAGGGGTGCGGGCTCCAAACCCCCTTGGGCAGCCCCTGCTAATGCCGGGCCACTCTTTCTGTGGAGAAACCCCCCGGTCACTCGGACGGGCCTTCCCGCCCCAacctccctgctttcctggtACCACGCCGGGGGAGGCGGGACAGGGCCGGGGGTGAGGGGGTGTGAGGGGCGAGCCGGGGGGTGAGGGGAGTGAGGAGAGTAAAGGGAGGTGTTGGGTTGTGAGCGAGTTCCAGGGGGGTGTGGGGGAGTGTCGGGGTGTGAGGGGGGCTCGAGGGGGTGAAGAATGTTTTAGGGGTGTGAGGGGGAGCGAAGTTGTGAGGGGAGTGTGGGTGtgtgaggggctgagggagtGCTCTGAGGGGGACCCGGGGGGTGTCCGtccgggccgggccgggccgggctggggagGCTCAGTTCCATGCGGGGGCTCCGTCCGGGACGTGTCCGCGTGTCCGTGCCTGTCTGTCCGtcccccccccctcacctgcACGTCACCTGCTTGGTGCTCATGGTGCCGCCGCTCTGCTCGCCCGACTGGCTCCCCGTCCTGCGCACGCGGGTtccgcggggcggggggcggggccgtTGCTCGGCCCCGCCGCCACTGGGCGGTTGTTCCCGCCCGGACGCTTTAGGTGGAGGCGCGGGGGAATGGCGCTGCTGCGCGTGCGCCACTGCCGCGCGCTCCTGTACTGCCGGCGCGTGCCCCCGCAATGCCCCGCGTGCGGAGGGGCCTTGGGGGCCGGCGGGCTGCCCTCGGCGCCGGTCCGGCTGAACTGCCCCTTCCGGCACGGACACGGACAGCCCCGCGCGTTCCTCGTCAGGCCCACCCGAGGGTCCTTCCTGCGGTGACCGCCAGGGGGcgccagggagctgggggggggggagggccGGGGGAAGGTCAGGGAATGGGGATGGAATAGGAATGGAATAGGAATGGAATGGGAATGGGCAGGGAATGGGCAGGGCTGACCCCTCCGGAGCGGAGCTGCCGTGCCcgggtgtccctgcagccctgcccccCACTCGCATGCTGGGATGTTCCCGAGGGACGAGCCCTCATCCAACACTCTGCTCCTGTTGCAGGGGGTACGACGGGAGCTCCGACCTGCACGTGGGGATCACCGATTCCCGGGGTAAGGACACCGTATGCCCAGAGCCGCCCCCTCACCCCCTGTGCTCCTGGGGCCGGCCCAGCTCGGAGCATCCCGGGcctggcacagctttgctgAGAAACCCTAGGGGGGCTGCAGGCACCAGAGCACCTCTGCTGGGCTCCTCCAGGAGAGGGTCATGGAGACCCTGGAAACATCCCCAGCCCAAGCATCTATCCCACCTTGCAGCAGACACAGCTCCAGTGAAAGTCATATCCCACATTCCACATGGCACTGGATGGAATGGACAGGTGCCTTCCACCCTgacacagggaaaggaaaagccaggCCTACTTTAAAGAAGTTACAATGAATTAAATATGGGTTTTGGTAGTTCTAAAAATGCCcctaattaaaaacaaacattttaaaagccataTTAAAAATCCTGCTGGGTTATCCACAGAGTAGGCCCAGCCTGCAAAATGTCACCTCAGGTGTTTAATTAATATAAAGATGGTCTAATTTGGGGGTTAAAAATGAAGTCTGGTTGTGCTTAAGTTGTTCTTGTTACCAAAAGGCATCTGAAACTCAGAGCAGGTTTTTGGTGGAAGCCGGGCCTGCAGTTCCTACTGGGCACTGATGGGAAGCTATGGTGTAACCAGCCTAAGAAAGAACAAGATTATGGAAAACTCACAGCTTTCATCCCAAAACATAACCCCCGAAAGGCTGTTTGTGCAGTGCCAGCGTGTTGTGTGTTGCAGGGGTGGTGTACAACTATGACCAGGAGGGTGTGCACAGGGCCCACTCGGGGTGGGAGCAGTGCATCTCCATCCCCCTGGTCCAGCCACACATGgtggagctcctgcagcagtgggatAACCTCCTGGAGGAATTTTCCGAGGGAGAGGCCTGGCTTCCTCACAGGTATGTGGCTTGAAATGTGGGTGTAAAGGAGTTTTTAGTCTGGGATGATAAATGGGGCTGGACCCCAGGGTCATCCAGATCCTTGTGCTCCTTCAGAACACACATTTCCAAGGCTGGACAACCCTGTTAGCCTGTCCTGAACCTCCCTGGCCCGGTTAAACACAGCATTCTTCAGTTTTAAGTACAAACTTATGTGCTGGAACGTGAAAGCTCTAAAATGAGTTTATTTCAGGGAATTTTGCACGAAACCCCCAGTTTAATGAAACATCACCTACCTGCTGCTCAGTACAAAGGGCCAGGTGCCATTCTGGGATTATTTTTCAAGGTTTCTGCAGTTTTAGGTGTATTTGCATTTAAAGGCTGACCACGCTGGGATTCTTGCCCAGATCTGACACCCAG contains:
- the MKRN2OS gene encoding MKRN2 opposite strand protein, which produces MALLRVRHCRALLYCRRVPPQCPACGGALGAGGLPSAPVRLNCPFRHGHGQPRAFLVRPTRGSFLRGYDGSSDLHVGITDSRGVVYNYDQEGVHRAHSGWEQCISIPLVQPHMVELLQQWDNLLEEFSEGEAWLPHRYDEQEHNCYTFALAFINHILSRQGKQPLSKGEFTERFVLPQSRRASRYLTLHQELAHRDCYIVPLPKGGQSSSAEHDELLY